The DNA region TTGACCACGGCCATCACCTGACGCCCAACCAAACCTTCGGGCGTGTAATGCGCCGTCAACTGTGCCGAAGAGCGCTTCTCGCCCAGCTCCCCGCCGAAATCGACCCAAAGCTTGATCGCGGGCTTGCGCGCCTCCGGGTAGGGTTCGGCGCGGGTAATGGTGCCGGCGCGGATATCGAGCTTGGCGAAATCATCAAAGTTGATCATTTCCCCAGCTCCTGCGCGCGGGTGGTGGCGGCCTTGACGGTGCGCGCCATCAGGTCGGGAAGCTGCGCCATCAGCACCTCCAGCCCCGCCGCCGTGGTGCCATTGGGCGAGGTCACATTCACCCGCAACTGTTCCGCGGATTCAGGCGATTGATGGGCCAGTTCACCCGCGCCGCAAACAGTGGCCCGCGCCAACTCCATCGCCAGATCGGGTGCAAGGCCCACGCCTTCGCCCGCCTTGGCCATCGCCTCGATCATATGGAACACATAGGCTGGCCCAGAACCCGACAGGCCGGTAACCGCGTCGATCTGCTGCTCATCCTCCAGCCGCACCACCTTGCCGACCGCTTGCAGCAATGCCTCGGCCAAATCGAGATGCGCCGCTGTGGCCACAGGATTGCCGCAGATCGCCGTAATCCCGCGCGCAACGGCCGCAGGTGTATTTGGCATCGCGCGGATGATCGGCGTTTGCGCGCCCAAGACCTGCTCATAATAACCAATAGTCGTGCCCGCCGCGACCGAAACGAAAAGCGTCGCGCCATTACCCAAGGCCGCAAGGCTGGGCAGGGCATCCGCCATCATCTGTGGCTTGACCGCCACCAGAACGATCGCCGGATCGGGCGGCAAGCCCGCGTTCAACTGCACGCCGGTCGATTGCAACCATGCGCTTGGGTGCGGGTCCTGAACCCATACCGAAGCCGCGCGCACCCCCTGCGCCAGCCAGCCTTCCAGCATCGCAGAGCCCATCTTGCCACATCCCAACAGCACCAAGCCGCGCGCGTTCACCTCTGATAAATCCATACTGGGCCCCCTATGATTTGCCCCAGCCTAACGCGAAGAAAACCAAAGCTGTAGCCCGTATTTTCACCGGTCCGCATATGGGCGGGGTCACCCCTTCATCAGGTTGCCAACCAAGCCCGGAAGTTGGCGAAAATCGTTGAAGGCCGCGTCATGGGGCAAATCATGCACAGGCGTTTTGCGGTACCCTTCGGTGTAGATCAGGAAGGGCAGCTTGGCCGCATCGGCCGTCGCCGCATCCACCTCGCTATCACCGACATAGATTACGCGGTCGCGGCCCAAATCCTTGACCGCAGCCAAAAGCGGCGCTGGGTCAGGCTTGCGCACCGCAAGGCTATCGCCGCCATAGACCACGGGGAAATATTCAGCCAACCCGAGATGGCGCAACACCGCATGGGTCGGGGCGATCGGCTTATTGGTGCAGATGCCCAAGGCGCAGCCCATCTCCACCAGCTGATCCAGCGCCTTTACCACGCCGGGATAGATCACCGTCATCTCAAAAGCGGTCTCATAGCGTTGGTTAAAACGCGCCTGCATCGGGGCATGAAGCGGCCCGTCTGGCACCTGCCCCGAAGCCTCCAGCACACAATGCAGCAGATGCCCCACACCCTTGCCGATAAATCCTTTTATCTGGGCGGGCGGCAGCACCCCAAGGCCCAATTCCTGCAAAACGGCATTGGTATTGGCCACAATATCGGGCGCGCTATCAATCAGCGTGCCGTCAAGATCAAAGATAACAGCGATCACAAAGCGCCCTCCGCTGCGGCCCGAATGGCGGCGATATTTGTCCCGTAAGGTGCCGGATTATCAACCGAGCCGCCCTTGAACACGGCCGACCCCGCAACCAACACATCGGCGCCCGCCGCAGCGACCAAAGGTGCCGTTTCCGTCGTCACCCCGCCATCGATTTCAATATGGATAGGCCGGTCACCGATCATGCGGCGCAAGCGCGCAACCTTGTCGATCTGGCTATGGATGAATTTCTGACCGCCAAAGCCGGGGTTCACGGTCATCACGCAAACCAGGTCCACCATATCAAGCAGATATTCCACCGCCTCCACCGGCGTACCGGGGTTGATCGCGAGGCCAGCCTTGGCACCGGCACCCCGAATGGCCTGCAAGGTGCGGTGGATATGCGGCCCCGCCTCAAGGTGTGCAGAAATCACATCGGCACCGGCGGCGGCAAAGGCATCGATATAGCTGTCGACCGGCGCGATCATCAGGTGAACATCCATCACCCCTTTGATATGAGGACGAATGGCGGCACAGGTTGCGGGGCCAAAGGTGATATTCGGGACAAAATGCCCGTCCATCACATCGACATGCACCCAATCCGCGCCCTCTGCCTCAATCGCGCGGCATTCCGCGCCGAAATTGGCAAAGTCGGCAGACAGAATGGATGGCGCGATTTTGATTTTGCGTGAAAACGTCATGGACAGCACTCCTTGGACCATTTGCTTGTGTTTCTACTGCGCATCACCACCCTAGGTAAAGCACCCCACCGTCGCTTTCTTTATGATTGAACGTCATTGAAGGGATTTACCAAGCAGCGGCGTCATGCGAGCGGCGCATTGCGGCAATGCGATAATGCCGCTCCTCGCCCATGCGCACATCTGCTAGGTAGGCCACAACGGCGCGGGGTTGGCAAACGGCACCCCAGCCAAGGATTTCATCAATACGGGCCACAAACACCCGCAACCGGAAGGGCATTGCTTTTCCGATATAGGAGAGTTGTCACATGACCAAAGTATCCCTCTTTCGCCGCGTCCTGAACTGGTTCACTGCAAGCAAAGGCCTGTCCGCCAAAGACCGTGCCGCGCTGATCGAACACCGCGATGTATGGCTGGGCAAACAAAGCCGCGTTGTCGCAAACGCAGGCCGCAACTACAGCTTCTGATCCCGGGATCACCGCATAAAAAAAGGCCCGGGCAATCGCTGCCCGGGCCTTTTTCATATCCTAAAGGCTCAAGCCGCCTTGAACAACCCGTCCTTGAGCAGTCCTTCATAGGTTTCATCCAGTGACTTGCGCGCCCGCTCAACCAGCGTGTCGATCTCGGCATGGGTGATCACCAGCGGCGGCGCGATGATCATGCGGTCGCCAACATGGCGCATCACCAGACCATTGGCGAAACAGCGGGTCCGGCACCGCAGGCCAACCGCGCCCTCTTTACCCGCAAATTTGGCGCGCTTTGCCTTGCCCGGTGTCAGCGCCAGCGTGCCCATCAACCCTACCGAATTCGCCTCTCCTACCAGCGGATGATCAAGCAATGTCGCCCATTGCTTTGCCAGATACGGCCCGACATCATCGTGCACCCGTTCTACCAGTTTCTCCTCTTGCAGGATCCGCAGGTTTTCAAGCGCTACGGCCGCCGCAACCGGATGGCCCGAATAGGTGTAACCGTGGTTGAAATCACCCGCGGCTGCCAATGTATTGGCGATCTCATCGCTCACCAACGAGCCGCCCATCGGAATATAGCCCGAGGTAAGCCCCTTGGCGATCGTCATGATATCGGGACGAATGCCCATGGTTTGCGACCCGAACCAGCTTCCGGTCCGGCCAAAACCGCAGATCACCTCATCCGCGATCAGCAAAATTTCATATTTGTCGCAAATCCGCTGGATTTCCGGCCAATAGGTGCTGGGCGGAATGACCACACCGCCCGCGCCCTGAATAGGCTCGCCGATAAAGGCCGCGACATTGTCTTCGCCAAGCTCAAGGATTTTTGCTTCAAGCTGGCGCGCACGTTCCAACCCGAATTCCTCTGGCGTCATATCGCCGCCCTCGTTCCACCAATGCGGTTGGTCGATATGGACGATGCCGGGGATAACCGGCACGCCCTGACTGTGCATCGGGGCCATGCCACCAAGGCTGCCGCCACCAAGGGTAGAGCCGTGATAGCCGTTCTTGCGCGCGATCATCACCGTCTTTTCCGGCTTGCCCTTCGAGGCCCAATAGTGGCGCACAATACGGATATTGGTGTCATTCGCTTCCGAGCCGGAGCTAGAATAAAACACATGGTTCAGCGTGCCCGGCGCCAGCTCTGCCAGCTTGGCGCTTAGCGCGATTACGGGCACATGGCTGGTCATGAAGAAGGTATTGTAAAACGGCAGCTCTTGCATCTGGCGGGCGGCAGCATCGACCAACTCTTGGCGGCCATAGCCGATGTTGACGCACCAAAGGCCGGACATCGCATCCATAATCTGATTGCCTTCGCTATCGGTCAGGGTCACGCCTTCTGCGCGGGTGATGATGCGCGCTCCGGACTCTGCCAGTTCATTCGCGTCGGTAAACGGGTGGATGTGATGTGCCGCATCCAGCGCCTGAAGCTCTTTCGTTGGCATGTGGTTTGTGATCGCAGGCATTGCAAACTCCTTACAAAAGGGCGCCGGATTTAACGCGTGAGAGGGGGACAGGATGAACCCAAATTGATTGTCGTCATAATATGATCATATTTTTGATAGTCAATGAATTTCAAGACCGGTTATGCCCCCTCGACCAGTGCGGCGGCGATCTGATCCTGACCTTGAACAATGTCATCGTGAATGGCCGCAGCAACCTTATCGGGCTGGCCTTGACGCAGGGCAGAGATCGCCTCGGCGTGCTTGTCGGGCAGGTTCAACGTGCCCTGCCGCCCGCAAACGATCCGCAAGGATGGCCCGACGCGCAGCCAAAGCCCCTGCACCATCGCGCATAGGATACCTGCGCCGGAATGGGCATAAAGTGCTGTGTGGAAACGGTAGTTCTGTTCCAGATAGATGCGGATATCGCCTTGCTGGATGGCGTGATTGACGGCGGCGTCCATGACCTCCAACGCGTCGATATCAGCGCTGGTCACATATTTTGCGGCCAATCCGGCCAGATGCGGCTCTAATGCAGCGCGGGCAAAGGCCAGCTCTGCCAGATGTGCCGCCGTCAGCTCTGGCACACTGACACGGCGGTTTCCCTTGAATTCCAGCGCGCCCTCGGCGGTTAGCCGGCGGATCGCCTCTCGGACAGGGGTGATGCCGGTTTCCAGAACCTCGACCAAACCTTGGATCGTGACCGGCTGGCCGGGGGCCAGTTCGCCAAACAGCACCATATCGCGGATCCGGCGATACGTGATTTCATGGGTCGGCAGCTTTTCCAACAGATTTTCCCCGCATGGCAATATTGTGCAATCTAGCGAGGTTGCAGCACGAAGTCAGCCAATTTTTATGATCATATCAAGGACAAGCTTACGGCCCGTAGAAGCCACCACCCGAACCCGGGAACAGCAATTCTATCTGTGGCCAGTTCACCCAAACCGCAAGCGCGCCTAATATCAACGCCACCGCCAGAAAGATCACATCATGGGCGGCATCCCATACCCCGTGCCGCCACGCCAGCCGCGCGATTACAGGCATATAGATCAACATCGCCACCGCCTGCCCCAGCATCGCCCCTGCCAAGCCAAAGTAAAGCGCACCGATCACAAAGCCCGCCGTTTGCAGCCCCGCCTTGGCCGCGCTGACGACAAAGAACCCGCGACTATCGCCCCGCGCCAGTGCCGCCTGATCATAGGTCAGGAAGATCACCACAATCATCTGCACCGAGCAAATCGCAACCATAACGCCACCCGCCGCGCTATAGCGCACGTCATACAGCAGGTTCACAATGAACGGCCCCGCAAGCGCCAGAACCGCAAGGCCCAAGATCAGCCCGCCTGTCACAATCCGCCGCAACCGCACAAGCCGCGCAAGGGCCACCGGGTCCACCTCGGTATGCTCTCGGTAAATCGGGATCAACACGCGCGCGGTGACCGTAGAGCCAAGCATGATCGGGAACATCGCCAGAAACGCCCCGATGTTATAGATGCCAAGCCCCTCGATCGACAGGAACTTGCCCAGAACCGCCTTATCCCCCTGCGAAACCAGAAAGCCGCAAACCGAAGATAGAAAGATCCAAAAACCGAAATGCAACAGCTCCGATCCGGCCATTTTTTCCCAACGCAGGCGGTTCCGATCTCCCGGCATAAATGCCGTCATCAAGACCAGACGCAGGGCCGCCGTCGCCACGCTGCCCAAGGCCAGCGACCAGACCGAACGCGTGATATAGGCCAGCACCAGCATCACCGCGATGCCCAGCAGGGTAGAGATCAGGTCAAGCACCGTCACCCGCCCCAACAGCAGATGGCGGTTGGCGGTGTGGATGCGCGTCGGCTCAAACCCGGCAAAGACAAGCGCCAAGCTTGCCACCGGCAAGATCTGCCCGATCAACGGCTGGTCATAAAATAGTGCCGCCGGATAGGCCAAGCCGCAGGCCAGAACCCACAAGATCCCGCCCCGCAAAATCTGGATGGTCCATGCGGTGTTGAGGAAATCCGGCTCATCGCCGCGCTGGCTTTGCATAATCGCGGGGCCAACGCCCATATCGGAAAACAGCATCAGCCCGACCAGCAACACCGTCACCAGCGCCATGATGCCGAAGGCCTCGGGGAACAGCAGCCGGGTCAGGATCAGGTTTGATATCAGCCGGAACCCCTGCGCGGCCACAAAGGACATCGCGATCCACGCCGAACCACGCGCCGCGCGGCCCCAGATACCCGTCGTCTTGCCTGCCAAACCTGCGTTACTCATCCGTCACACAATCCCAAAAAAGGGGGCCCCACACGGGGGCCTCTCCAAACACATAATCACAAGCATTCAGCGCTGCTTAGAATTCCACCACAGCGCGGATACAATCACCCTTGTGCATCAACTCGAACCCTTCGTTAATCTGGTCCAGCGTCAGCTTATGGGTGATCATCGGGTCAATCTCGATCTTGCCGTTCATATACCAATCGACGATCTTCGGCACATCCGTACGCCCCTTGGCACCGCCAAAGGCCGTCCCGCGCCAAACGCGGCCCGTAACCAACTGGAACGGACGGGTCGAAATTTCGGCCCCTGCTGCGGCCACCCCGATGATGATGCTTTCGCCCCAGCCCTTATGCGCGGCCTCCAGCGCTGTGCGCATGACCTTGGTGTTGCCAGTGGCATCGAAAGTGTAATCCGCGCCTCCCTTGGTCAGCTCCACCAGATGCGCGACCATATCGCCCTCGACCTTGGTTGGGTTGACGAAATCGGTCATGCCGAAATAGCGGCCAACCTCTTCTTTGCTGTCGTTCAGATCAACACCGACGATCTGATCCGCCCCCGCCATCCGCAGGCCTTGGATCACGTTCAACCCGATTCCGCCCAGACCGAAGACCACACATCGCGCGCCGATCTCAACCTTGGCGGTGTTGATCACCGCGCCGATGCCCGTAGTAACCCCACAGCCGATATAGCAGATTTTATCAAACGGCGCGTCCTTGCGCACTTTGGCCAGTGCGATTTCAGGGATAACAGTGTGATTGGCAAAGGTAGAGCAGCCCATATAGTGGTGGATCGGCGTCCCATCCAGCATCGAGAACCGCGTCGTGCCATCGGGCAATTGCCCCCGCCCTTGGGTGATGCGGATTTTCTGGCACAGGTTGGTCTTGCCCGAAAGGCAATATTCGCATTCGCGGCATTCGGGTGTGTAAAGCGGGATAACGTGATCGCCCACTTCCAAAGTGGTCACACCCTCGCCAACCTCCAGCACAATGCCCGCGCCCTCATGGCCCAGAATCGCGGGAAAGATGCCCTCGGGGTCGTCGCCCGAGCGGGTAAATTCATCGGTGTGACACAGGCCCGTGGCTTTGATCTCAACCAAAACCTCGCCGGCCTTGGGCCCTTCAAGATTGACCTCCATCACCTCCAACGGTTTACCGGGGGCCAGAGCAACGGCAGCACGGGTGCGCATCATAGGGGGTATCCTTTATATGTCGGTATCTTGTTTGGCAGCATCTTGCACACCAGCGCAGCCCCCTGCAAGACCAAGCCCCTGTTTTGCCCGCCATTGCCCAAAGACCGCCCATATCAGCACAAAAACAAAAAGGCCGACGGGATCAACCGTCGGCCTTTTTTATGTCATCCTTCCCGAGCGGAAAGATGGTGGGCGATCCAGGAATCGAACCTGGCGTGAGTCGCCTCGAGGGAGTTACAGTCCCCTGCCACACCTTGCGGCCTATCGCCCACTAAGCGGGGTCAATAATGCCCCACCTTGGGGGCGTCAAGCGCAAAGCGACCATTTTTCTGCCAAATCATGCAAAGCACCCCAAGCCCGGTTTTCCCCTTGCACCGACGCGCCCCATTGCCCATTCTTGGCGTCAAATCCGCGCGCAGAGGTTAAATCACATGGCAACGCAAAAACCCGACTGGGTTATCGACAAGGAACGCGCCAAACGGCAGGCCGCGAATGAAACCGTTTGGCTGTTTGGGCTGCATGCCGTGCGCGATGCGCTGATGAACCCTGCGCGCGAAAAGCTGCGGCTGGTGCTGACCAAAAACGCAGCTGACAAGCTGGCCGAGGCGATCGACAAGGGCGGCATCACGCCCGAGATCGTCGAGCCACGTAAATTCGATGTGCCGCTTGACGAAGGCTCTGTTCACCAAGGGGCCGCGTTGCAAGCCAAGCCGCTGAACTGGGGCAATCTGGCCGATATCGCCATCTC from Pseudorhodobacter turbinis includes:
- a CDS encoding tRNA-binding protein translates to MINFDDFAKLDIRAGTITRAEPYPEARKPAIKLWVDFGGELGEKRSSAQLTAHYTPEGLVGRQVMAVVNFPPRQIGKVMSEVLVLGVPDENGEVVLVTPDHDVPNGGRLF
- the proC gene encoding pyrroline-5-carboxylate reductase, with amino-acid sequence MDLSEVNARGLVLLGCGKMGSAMLEGWLAQGVRAASVWVQDPHPSAWLQSTGVQLNAGLPPDPAIVLVAVKPQMMADALPSLAALGNGATLFVSVAAGTTIGYYEQVLGAQTPIIRAMPNTPAAVARGITAICGNPVATAAHLDLAEALLQAVGKVVRLEDEQQIDAVTGLSGSGPAYVFHMIEAMAKAGEGVGLAPDLAMELARATVCGAGELAHQSPESAEQLRVNVTSPNGTTAAGLEVLMAQLPDLMARTVKAATTRAQELGK
- the gph gene encoding phosphoglycolate phosphatase (PGP is an essential enzyme in the glycolate salvage pathway in higher organisms (photorespiration in plants). Phosphoglycolate results from the oxidase activity of RubisCO in the Calvin cycle when concentrations of carbon dioxide are low relative to oxygen. This enzyme is a member of the Haloacid Dehalogenase (HAD) superfamily of aspartate-nucleophile hydrolase enzymes (PF00702).) translates to MIAVIFDLDGTLIDSAPDIVANTNAVLQELGLGVLPPAQIKGFIGKGVGHLLHCVLEASGQVPDGPLHAPMQARFNQRYETAFEMTVIYPGVVKALDQLVEMGCALGICTNKPIAPTHAVLRHLGLAEYFPVVYGGDSLAVRKPDPAPLLAAVKDLGRDRVIYVGDSEVDAATADAAKLPFLIYTEGYRKTPVHDLPHDAAFNDFRQLPGLVGNLMKG
- the rpe gene encoding ribulose-phosphate 3-epimerase; the protein is MTFSRKIKIAPSILSADFANFGAECRAIEAEGADWVHVDVMDGHFVPNITFGPATCAAIRPHIKGVMDVHLMIAPVDSYIDAFAAAGADVISAHLEAGPHIHRTLQAIRGAGAKAGLAINPGTPVEAVEYLLDMVDLVCVMTVNPGFGGQKFIHSQIDKVARLRRMIGDRPIHIEIDGGVTTETAPLVAAAGADVLVAGSAVFKGGSVDNPAPYGTNIAAIRAAAEGAL
- a CDS encoding aspartate aminotransferase family protein, producing MPAITNHMPTKELQALDAAHHIHPFTDANELAESGARIITRAEGVTLTDSEGNQIMDAMSGLWCVNIGYGRQELVDAAARQMQELPFYNTFFMTSHVPVIALSAKLAELAPGTLNHVFYSSSGSEANDTNIRIVRHYWASKGKPEKTVMIARKNGYHGSTLGGGSLGGMAPMHSQGVPVIPGIVHIDQPHWWNEGGDMTPEEFGLERARQLEAKILELGEDNVAAFIGEPIQGAGGVVIPPSTYWPEIQRICDKYEILLIADEVICGFGRTGSWFGSQTMGIRPDIMTIAKGLTSGYIPMGGSLVSDEIANTLAAAGDFNHGYTYSGHPVAAAVALENLRILQEEKLVERVHDDVGPYLAKQWATLLDHPLVGEANSVGLMGTLALTPGKAKRAKFAGKEGAVGLRCRTRCFANGLVMRHVGDRMIIAPPLVITHAEIDTLVERARKSLDETYEGLLKDGLFKAA
- a CDS encoding GntR family transcriptional regulator; translation: MEKLPTHEITYRRIRDMVLFGELAPGQPVTIQGLVEVLETGITPVREAIRRLTAEGALEFKGNRRVSVPELTAAHLAELAFARAALEPHLAGLAAKYVTSADIDALEVMDAAVNHAIQQGDIRIYLEQNYRFHTALYAHSGAGILCAMVQGLWLRVGPSLRIVCGRQGTLNLPDKHAEAISALRQGQPDKVAAAIHDDIVQGQDQIAAALVEGA
- a CDS encoding oligosaccharide flippase family protein, with the protein product MSNAGLAGKTTGIWGRAARGSAWIAMSFVAAQGFRLISNLILTRLLFPEAFGIMALVTVLLVGLMLFSDMGVGPAIMQSQRGDEPDFLNTAWTIQILRGGILWVLACGLAYPAALFYDQPLIGQILPVASLALVFAGFEPTRIHTANRHLLLGRVTVLDLISTLLGIAVMLVLAYITRSVWSLALGSVATAALRLVLMTAFMPGDRNRLRWEKMAGSELLHFGFWIFLSSVCGFLVSQGDKAVLGKFLSIEGLGIYNIGAFLAMFPIMLGSTVTARVLIPIYREHTEVDPVALARLVRLRRIVTGGLILGLAVLALAGPFIVNLLYDVRYSAAGGVMVAICSVQMIVVIFLTYDQAALARGDSRGFFVVSAAKAGLQTAGFVIGALYFGLAGAMLGQAVAMLIYMPVIARLAWRHGVWDAAHDVIFLAVALILGALAVWVNWPQIELLFPGSGGGFYGP
- a CDS encoding S-(hydroxymethyl)glutathione dehydrogenase/class III alcohol dehydrogenase, whose product is MRTRAAVALAPGKPLEVMEVNLEGPKAGEVLVEIKATGLCHTDEFTRSGDDPEGIFPAILGHEGAGIVLEVGEGVTTLEVGDHVIPLYTPECRECEYCLSGKTNLCQKIRITQGRGQLPDGTTRFSMLDGTPIHHYMGCSTFANHTVIPEIALAKVRKDAPFDKICYIGCGVTTGIGAVINTAKVEIGARCVVFGLGGIGLNVIQGLRMAGADQIVGVDLNDSKEEVGRYFGMTDFVNPTKVEGDMVAHLVELTKGGADYTFDATGNTKVMRTALEAAHKGWGESIIIGVAAAGAEISTRPFQLVTGRVWRGTAFGGAKGRTDVPKIVDWYMNGKIEIDPMITHKLTLDQINEGFELMHKGDCIRAVVEF